DNA sequence from the Teretinema zuelzerae genome:
ACTCTCTTCGTGGTCTTGGAGGATGCGGTTGCTTAATTTCCTTGGCCGCCGTCGTTTCGGACTTTTTATACCTGCATTTTTTAAAATATTCGTTATTGTTGTTTTGCTATAACGAATTCCTTCATATTCCGCTAATAATTCTCTAAAGTGAACAAAATTTGTTGTTCGGTATGCATCAGACTGTTTTAACTCGACTATTCGTTTTTAATTTCCTCAGGGATTTTTTGATGCAGGCGCTCGTCCTTTGTTCCCATGAATAAAAGCTGCTGCGCCGATCGTTCTATAGGCTCGTTTTAGCTGTTTAACCCGTTGTTGAGTAATTTTCAAACGATCAGCGCATTCAGAAACAGTAAACATTCCTTCGCATGCACCCTTGATGAAATACGCTCGTTCAAAGGTTTTTTGTAATTCATTTCCATAACTTTACCTCTTTTCAAGAATTTCATATAATTTACAATAACTAGTAAAAAGAATCTTTATTAGTTATTGGTAAATTATCAAAGTGCTTGACAGATACATAGTAATCAACATAAACGCTATCCCGACCAATTCAAGCAGCACCGCATCGAAGAGCAATTTTTTTCTCTTCCTGTTATTTCTTTCATACCTGTTATTGAAGAATAGCTTCAATCTTCCGGAAATAATTGCTTCATACGTTGCATTTCGTTCTGTTTTATCGATCACGAAAACAATCTCGAGTTCTTTTTTACTGAACAACTTGATAGTCCGCATTCTTAATTCATTGAGAAAATCCGAAGAGAAATACCGTTCTTCGTATCCTCTGATATCAAAATCGGAAAAAGATCATCGTAATTATCTATAGCGATTTGCACACTCATGGCACCCTCAACCAATACTGCGCCGACGGCGAACAGCCGATACTTAGTATAACACTTGAAGTTAGAAACCCGCATTATAAGCACAGCAGCCGGATGCCGTTGCCGGTTATATTTCCTAAAAAGGCCGACTATTTCGCTTGTACCGTTTGATAATCATTGCAATAAAAGGGTTTATCTCTCATAGCAACCTGAGTCAAAACCTTTTTTTGAATTTCCATTAAACCCAAGCGATTCATAAAATTGATGCGCTTCGATCCTTTTTGAACTGCTTAACAATACTACTTTATAGCAATTATTCGCTTTTGCTAGTTCAACGGCATTTCCACCAATATTTTGCCTATTCCTTTTCTTCTGTGTCTGATTGAATGATGACATTTTCAATTATTCCATAAGGCCTGCCGGATCGCGTTAAATTGTCGATTATTGCTATATTACAGGTTCCGACATTCATTATCCTCAATCGCAACTAAATACGTCAGCACATGTTGGAATTCGCTTTTTTCCAAATGGCTTCCGCGTTGGTAAATCCAATTCATCACTTCCGGATTCAATTCTTATACAAATCAAGTATCTTTGGCAGATCATTAATTGACGCTTTTCTGACTTCATTTTTTCCTCCATCGCCGTGGCGATGATCGCGAGCAAATTATAACCAGCCCTCAAGAAGGGTAGATATAATAGAGAAATTATACCCCAAAACCTATGCCGCCGAAACAGGCTACAGAAAAGACTATTGGAATTAGTACTTCAAGTATTTTATCATAAAATTCACTGCTTTTAAGGGAAAAAAGTGTAAGCATCCTTTTTATGCTGCAAGAGATTTGCATCTCATTGCGATCGATCTTGTTGACAACTCAGCCTGCTATAGATACTATTGTTTCCACTATGAAGACGGCAGAAAACTCGTTAATTACAACCTTGATCGGTTTGCGCGGAACGCACGCGCGTGCGTATATACAGAACCCATGTGGGACTTTCCATGAGCCTCTGTCTCCCCTATGCGTCTATTTACATGCTGGCGCTCGGCATTAAGATGCCGACATCGGCTTATTGACTACGGTCGGAATGTTGTCGCAGGTGGTGTTCGGACTGCTCGCGGAGTCATCACCGACAAAATGGGACGCCGCAAAACCACGGCGGTCTTTGATTTCCTTGCCTGGTGCGTGCCTGCGTATCTGGATGTTCGCCCAAAATTTCTGGTCTTTCTTGGAGCCCAGCTCGTCAACGGATGTGGAAGGTGACGCAGAATTCCTGGGACTGTCTTCTCGTAAAGATGTGGAAAAAGACCAGATAACCAAGGTCTATTCCCTCGTGATCATCGCAAGCCATCTCTCGCTCTCTTCGCGCCGATTGCGAGCTTCCTTGTCGCCCGGATATCCCTCGTTCCCGCGGTCAGGATTCTTACCTTAACGCTTTCATCGTCATGACCGCCAAGATATTCATCCTGTATGCCGCGTCCCATGAAACCTCGACCGGCGTAGTGAGAATGCGGAAACAAAGGGGAAAAGCATCCCATCGCTCCTTGCGGGATACGGAGGGTTATCAGAATCATTCTCCGCTCGAAGGGAAGCATATTCTCCCTCGTCATCGCAGCTCTCGTGGGCGCCGTCGGCATGGTGAACACCACCTTCTGGCAGGTAATCGCAAGCAGAAAGCTCCTCGTGCCGGACGCTGTTCTGCCCTTCTTCCCGATGCTGAATCGTTCATTGCCATGTTTTTTCTGTTCACGGTAATCCCGAGGGTAACCGCTACCCCCGACTACAAAAACCCTTGCTCTTTGGTTTATTTCTTACTTCATCGGGCAGAATATACTGGCCCTCATCCCCGCTCCGGCACACGCGCTTGCTGCCCCGGGATACGCGCTCCTTGCTTTTTCGCTGGCGTTCGACGGTTTCGGCGCAGGCATTCTCGCGATGCTGGCGGAATCACTCGTCGCCTTGTACGTAGACAAAAAGGAGCGCGCGCGGGTTATGGCCGTCCAACACATGATCATCATGCTGGCTACCGCCCCCTTCGGCTGGATAAGCGGACTCCTGTCCAGTATTCGCGAACCCTGCCGTTCCGGCTGACTATCGTGCTGATATTCCTGGCATTATCACCACGTTGCGATACTACCGGACGATCGAGGACTGTCACGAAAATCAAGTCGATTAACACTACTTGATTTATAGTCGATATTTGATTTCAGTCCTCCTGCATGTACCGAAGCCGGAGGAACGGGCGGCTTTGGGCGGGTCTCAGGCTGAACGGTTAGCGTATAGCGATGTTTTCTTCAAGCGAGCGCAGGGCGCCGGTCATTGTATCGTTTGAGACGAGACCGGATTTTCCGAGGAAAATGAAGAAGAGGTTTTTATTCTTGGGCATAGTGACGGAATCCAGTATGAAAGTTCGTGAATCTTGCCGGCTTTTGAATTGCCTTCCTCGACATACGGGACGCCTGAGTACGGTGTTTTCTTTCAAGCGCGTAATTCTGCCATTCGTCATGGAAGGTTTTCGGCAGGCGGGATCAGGTTCGGTCATGCGCATGATATAGGCGAAGTGTTCGGGTCGAACCTCCGCGAGAATCGCCCTGCGCACGTCCCAGACGGGTTCGTCGTTTTTCAACAGGAATTAAGATTAATAAGCATGAGGGTTTTATCCTCGATCGGAACGACGGGGTCGAAAGCCTTCAATGAAAAATCTCCGGCATCAAGAGCCGCAGTTTTGCCGTTTTCGTACGAAAACGACATTTGTTTCAGCGGGCCTGAAAGAAAATCGGGACGAGCGAAAAAGGCCTTCCATTCTTCAGTGTTCCCATATACGAAATCCCGACGAAGTCCACCAAATGTTTCATGTCCCACATCCAATCGGTTCGATCCGCGCTGGAAATGTCCTTGTACAGGAGAGAAACGCCCTGAGGTGTCGGAGTCGAGAAAATAATGATCATCTGGTCGGCGTATTCATCAGCCATTGATGTATATCCCACCGGCGGCCCCAACGATCTACATGAGAACCGGTATACAAAGGATCGCCCATGGAAGTAATGCGGACGCCGATATCGGAAGACGTCACTTTGCGTTCGTATTTTATGCCTTTGACGATATGATCCATGAGAATCCTGGGATTATCAGTGTATTCGGCGGGGGGACGGAATCAGGATTTCTATATCGAGAAAAATATGCCTGAATTCTCGTACGGCTCGCCCCAATACACTTTGCCGTTCTCTCCGATGTCGGAGGAATTCGCCTGTATGTTCGACATGAACCAGGAATTATCGTTGCTCCCCTGCAGACACAATTGCGGAAAAGCCGAGACATAGATGGAGTTCAGAACCTTCAGCGAATTCGGGCCGTTCGGGAAGAGATCATCCCTGTTTTCTTCCAGAAGAGCCGCCATGCCCTCGGAAGCGATTTCCCGATTTCTGAGAGACAGCCACTGTACGAGATCACGATAGGGCATCGGCAAGGCCGTCTCTTTAACCGTGGTGCGCGTCAGTTTTTTTGTGAATATCGAGAAACCGAAATTCAGGCGCGAGTATAGTATCGCTTTGCCGGGAATGATGTCCTTCATGCCGAGCGCATAGCAGAAATCGTCCTTTTTGCTGAGAACAATCCCGATTACCTTGAAAGAAGAATCGAGAAGAGGTCCGCCTGAGTTTCCGGGATTGGTCGCGATGGAGCTTTTCAGGTATTCCCATTCGCCGTTTTCCGGTTCGGGAAGCGTATCGAGCAGGCGGCCTTCGCGTATGACGATGCCCTCGCCGTATGCATTGCCGGCGGTATATATCGTTTTGTTGAACTGCGCTTCATCCGCGATTTCGAACCATGAAGAGCACTCGAAGTCTTTTACGGTGAATACCACATAATCCCTGTTCGACGAGTAGGAAACGACGGTATCGATTTCGCGGACTATCTCCTCGGTCTTGCCGCTGCCGGTACGTATTTTTTGCCGAATGTAGCGTTCGGTGAATACAAGAGAATCCCGATCGAGGCCTAATACATGGGCTGCCGTCACCAGTTCAGTCCGGCTGACGGCGAAAGCGGTCCCCAGACCGATGTACGGATCGTTCCGTTCCTTGAAATCGAGAAGGTTCCAATGGGGTTCAGCCTCATATGAAAGAGAATCCGAAGTTGGTTTCTTCGCAACGACTTCGTAGCAATTGGAGTTTATCATTTCTACTGTTTTTGAATTAATCGCGGCGCCCTCTCCCCTGGCTGAGTCGCGGAGGAGGGCAGGAAGCAAAACCGACCAGGAACACCGCTGCGAGAATGACTGGAAAGACTGTCTTTTTCATGAAATCACCTTACTATGTATGGGCATTTTACGTGATGAACCCCTAGTATATAACGTAAATCCCTAACGAGTAAATCTCGATATTGCGGATTACGGAAAAGGAGAGACGGTATGAGAAGATTAGCGGCGGCGGTTATTTTTATTGCGGTAGTGCTTGGGCCTGCGGCGGCGCAGAAGAAAAAGGCGGCCGAATACGCGAAGGAAAACGACTTTTCCTTTTTCTTTCCCGAATACAAACATACTCGAAATTTTACCGACATAGACGAGGCGTACGATCATATCGAGGCGTCGATGCATAAGCTGAAAAAGACAATCGGCATGCCGAAGGCTAAAGGACTGGCGGCGAAACTTATCGGTCCAGAACGCGCGGACAAAAAGCCGATCAGCGTCTCGTACTTCCTTTCGGCTAGCGACTCCAACGGCGCTGTGAATGTACACAAGGAGGGATCCGGGATCGAGTCTTCTTTGAAGAATCTGATAACCGCTTCGATCGTATACGTCGTGTTCTGCGACGATAGAGCTGTTTCGATATCCGAGTTCTACATTAAAGACGGATACCGTTTCAGTTCTAATTCGCAACCGAAAAGTTTACCTTCGGGAAGGACGAATATTCTGCCGTGTATCCCTTCGGGTGGGGCCTCGACAAAGCCTTCGAGTATCTGAAAAAGGAACGAGACTGAATCCTGAGATTCGATGCAGCGTCGCTCCCCTTTCGTTACATCATCCTGCCTGCTGCGCGCGCGAGGAATTTCCGGGGGGCGAAGCGGGTGAAAAAGGCGGTCAGTTTCCAGATAGCGGTCGGAAGAATAGCGGCTTTGCCTTTTTCGGCCGCCTTGAGGGCGCGGCTGACGACGAGGGAGCTCGGTACGAGACCCTTCATGCCGTGGTCCTTTTTGTTCGCGGCGATTTCGAAGAACTCGGTGGCGACGGGGCCGGGGCAGAGAGCGGTAACAGAGATGCCGCGGGCTTCGAGTTCTACGGCAAGGGCTTCGCTGAAGCTGAGCACGTAGGACTTCGAGGCGGCGTAGACGGCCATCGTGGATATCGGAAGGAAGGCCGCGAGGGAGGCCACCTGTATGATGGAGCTACCCGTTGCCATGTACGGGAGCGCGTCGTAGGTGAGCGCGGTCAGGGTTCGCACGTTAAGGTCAACCATGCCCAGGTTGTCGCCGCGCGAAAGGTCGGAGAAATTCCCGATCTTTCCGTAGCCTGCGTTGTTCACGAGGATGCGCACGG
Encoded proteins:
- a CDS encoding SDR family NAD(P)-dependent oxidoreductase; protein product: MKQIAIVTGASSGMGSDFARQIDGREGIDEIWLVARRRARLESLAGELKNARAVIIEADLSTDEGISIITAKLAAEKPSVRILVNNAGYGKIGNFSDLSRGDNLGMVDLNVRTLTALTYDALPYMATGSSIIQVASLAAFLPISTMAVYAASKSYVLSFSEALAVELEARGISVTALCPGPVATEFFEIAANKKDHGMKGLVPSSLVVSRALKAAEKGKAAILPTAIWKLTAFFTRFAPRKFLARAAGRMM
- a CDS encoding S1 family peptidase; amino-acid sequence: MINSNCYEVVAKKPTSDSLSYEAEPHWNLLDFKERNDPYIGLGTAFAVSRTELVTAAHVLGLDRDSLVFTERYIRQKIRTGSGKTEEIVREIDTVVSYSSNRDYVVFTVKDFECSSWFEIADEAQFNKTIYTAGNAYGEGIVIREGRLLDTLPEPENGEWEYLKSSIATNPGNSGGPLLDSSFKVIGIVLSKKDDFCYALGMKDIIPGKAILYSRLNFGFSIFTKKLTRTTVKETALPMPYRDLVQWLSLRNREIASEGMAALLEENRDDLFPNGPNSLKVLNSIYVSAFPQLCLQGSNDNSWFMSNIQANSSDIGENGKVYWGEPYENSGIFFSI